Proteins from a single region of Prinia subflava isolate CZ2003 ecotype Zambia chromosome 10, Cam_Psub_1.2, whole genome shotgun sequence:
- the ERICH3 gene encoding glutamate-rich protein 3 isoform X3, with protein MSAPQPRFLETYNSLTDKHLVGYFNNARIRRHLQKSGLISRSGRIIPEKEYRLHAMRRDHQRQALECLANAISHKILDMERHHQREIKRRVEHSVRSDRMQPLKVHHVRNSVEEIVRVHCPHPPLAPRCHHELCPLAARERAGRAQWRAHGVDCCGGHYPHQHRTMEPALSKVSSLRPNTAPGNVQQPPHLQPLHGWAAARSVPKASKQKCHVLEHDQQCVRGGERHALRLLSSAGRTAGAAPLRLPAFGRCCPVPVSVSVPVSVPVPVPVPVPPPRLRRRRRRARALRPEPSTARRFYPTTAFNEQVLVRNTRGYPKSPLCSNAFVTMVYRGKSKHVSLREFKDEIRVDQQHCGTENICVYRGQLLEGDTFQFTSKRHLGFPFSLTFYLNGLQVERLSSCCEYRYQRCSQLRGTNSYFRVLHVTGAPPCYRCITAMGLDKKLFPPKKRKTRCCQRHVCCWHHAMHCHPCDCSLERGSGEDSASVIIRALEANGETVADTLDTAEESSDEETENQSSQESEDSQPDISNSEYDEDFEPDEEVNEEGKTGDQMNRMPESSSDDKNHNLDYGKESETLSQKGLQASDSEKDESDGYSDDEGSEDEQQERRPADSLSSMSTQCSTETDSHSDTRTDNVNGKEDCNIRGTSDSPEHAHYGNENGEKKLLRMEGNQETSALEKKGIDEAEQAKPEALTAREDTRIFHENIMAVQHHDPEVNGKFKQTELGDSNTNEEERCPPVPWDSRELNMEDGNEESPWCAEGGVFEDCKPVQEEIAKATGNDHPVNSDPEPGDLCASEEEKNAANTEHDASGAPDGSSLAEGKRSLDEQEAAARAVREEQGTGQGRALEQDGAAEGGLGSREGGGEAARAGDSLPQAGMGTALEESAPEEGAVAEEHPKGKGAAEAAVELGTEVSPGEQEVLVQGTEREVALGQPAAGAEGPAGALPGWEADGAMPRGQEGAGGITEEEEEAAGEGLQGAVGPAAEEEVSEPVSEAGESPGQGGSAGEDATVGAVSEGEEAVEGADVAAGGIARADGPEGEEAVEEDVSEGQEAMRKPGALWEPPGDKETGEAVPGGEGFVKPSEFSQLQASGEEWMETGKGVPRAAALESAQAWEVGGNALRRAEDTMEESVEPDKGPVLEVTPGLGALGGARGDPVTEGSVQEEEEEESAALRSGNPSEGSKAETERAVRGTAEGEVVGGSAGAAGAGSGGEKEATEGAAGSEEPAAGTEGWLSCVEVRGKGRSPGEGVVGEAALPAPGLGGPRAGQPGLVAIAVLGGRAAPGALAGDPTVAGLGTRAVAQEGVTGAVLGAQEVPAKGRAAVGEPGSGGEGVADGAVAGGRAVSQEAAGGCEGRAETPAGAERRDEAGRESGAGRLGSPRHGEVLGTGALGEQAAAETSPSTPARGDGRLEARGRGSTGGEGLCLGTQPQLAETGTARGEDGRQEQGMERAAVKGEGEQPCENTRESEVADVPEGAGGAAGAGEQRKDSPAGASPRVLAAAAVGERSRRPWQDGADPDPPIMSSEQPQDGEETLL; from the exons ATGCCAGGATAAGACGACATCTTCAGAAATCAGGACTG ATCTCAAGGAGTGGAAGAATAATACCAGAGAAAGAATACCGTCTCCATGCCATGAGAAGGGACCACCAGAGACAGGCCCTGGAGTGCCTGGCTAATGCCATATCTCATAAGATCCTTGACATGGAG CGTCATCACCAGCGGGAGATAAAAAGGAGGGTTGAACATTCTGTGAGGAGCGACAGGATGCAGCCACTCAAG gtgCACCATGTAAGAAATTCAGTGGAAGAAATCGTCCGTGTGCACTGCCCACACCCACCGCTTGCTCCGAGGTGCCACCACGAGCTGTGTCCTTTGGCGGCCAGAGAACGAGCTGGCCGTGCACAGTGG AGGGCACATGGAGTTGATTGTTGTGGTGGACATTATCCTCATCAGCACCGAACCATGGAGCCTGCCCTCTCTAAGGTG AGTTCCTTGCGACCCAATACGGCTCCAGGAAATGTGCAGCAGCCCCctcacctccagcccctccacggctgggctgcagccaggtcGGTACCAAAGGCTTCCAAACAGAAGTGCCATGTACTGGAACATGATCAGCAGTGTGTCCGTGGG GGGGAGAGGCACGCCTTGCGGCTGCTGAGCTCGGCGGGGCGCAcggcgggcgcggccccgctccggctCCCCGCCTTCGGGCGCTGCTGCCCGGTCCCGGTGTCGGTGTCGGTGCCGGTGTcggtcccggtgccggtgccggtgccggtgccgccgcCCCGCCTGCGCAGGAGGCGCCGCCGCGCCCGGGCGCTCCGGCCAGAGCCGTCCACGGCGCGGCGCTTCTACCCCACCACGGCCTTCAACGAGCAGGTGCTGGTCAGG aataCTAGAGGGTACCCCAAGTCCCCGTTGTGCAGCAACGCCTTTGTCACCATGGTCTACCGAGGAAAGAGTAAGCACGTGTCTCTCCGTGAGTTCAAGGATGAAATCAGAGTCGATCAGCAACACTGtggaacagaaaacatttgtgtCTATAGAGGCCAGCTGTTGGAAGGAG ATACCTTCCAGTTCACCTCCAAGAGGCACCTGGGTTTCCCATTCAGCCTCACCTTTTATCTCAACGGGCTGCAGGTTGAGAGGCTGAGCTCTTGCTGTGAGTACAGATATCAGAGGTGTTCCCAGCTGCGAGGCACAAACAGCTACTTCAGGGTTCTGCATGTGACCGGAGCCCCTCCCTGCTACAG gTGCATTACTGCGATGGGTCTGGACAAAAAGCTATTCCCCCCCAAGAAGAGGAAGACTAGGTGCTGTCAGAGGCACGTGTGTTGCTGGCATCATGCTATGCACTGTCACCCATGTGACTGCAGCCTTGAGCGTGGATCAGGGGAAGATTCAGCATCAGTGATCATACGTGCTCTTGAAGCGAATGGGGAGACTGTTGCGGACACTCTGGATACTGCAGAGGAGTCCAGCGATGAGGAAACAGAAAACCAGTCCAGTCAGGAGAGCGAAGACAGCCAGCCAGACATCAGTAACAGTG AATATGATGAAGATTTTGAACCAGATGAAGAAGTTAATGAAGAAGGAAAGACTGGTGATCAAATGAATAGAATGCCAGAGTCATCCTCAGATGATAAAAACCATAATTTAGACTATGGAAAGGAGAGTGAAACCTTATCCCAGAAGGGACTGCAGGCTTCTGACAGTGAGAAAGATGAAAGTGATGGATATTCTGATGACGAGGGCTCTGAAGATGAGCAACAAG AGAGGAGGCCTGCAGACTCTCTCTCATCCATGAGCACTCAGTGCAGCACTGAGACTGACTCTCATTCTGACACAAGGACAGACAATGTGAATGGCAAAGAGGACTGCAATATCAGAGGTACCTCTGATAGCCCAGAACATGCACACTATGGAAATGAGAATGGGGAGAAGAAACTGCTCAGAATGGAGGGAAATCAGGAGACTtctgcactggaaaagaaaggaatagaTGAAGCAGAACAGGCAAAACCAGAAGCTCTAACAGCAAGGGAAGATACTCGAATTTTTCATGAAAACATAATGGCAGTGCAGCATCACGATCCTGAGGTTAATGGGAAATTCAAACAGACTGAACTGGGAGACAGTAACACGAATGAGGAGGAGAGGTGTCCTCCAGTGCCttgggacagcagggaattGAACATGGAGGATGGCAACGAAGAGTCTCCTTGGTGTGCGGAGGGTGGGG TTTTTGAAGACTGCAAACCAGTCCAGGAGGAAATAGCGAAAGCAACTGGAAATGATCATCCTGTGAATTCTGACCCTGAACCTGGTGATTTGTGTGCcagtgaggaagaaaagaatgCAGCAAATACAGAGCATGATGCCAGTGGAG CACCAGATGGAAGCTCCTTGGCGGAAGGGAAGAGAAGCCTTGatgagcaggaggcagcagcacgAGCAGTGCGAGaggagcaggggacagggcagggacgagccctggagcaggacggagctgctgagggagggcTTGGCAGCAGAGAGGGCGGAGGAGAAGCCGCACGGGCAGGGGAttccctgccccaggcaggcaTGGGGACTGCGCTGGAGGAATCCGCACCCGAGGAGGGCGCCGTGGCAGAGGAACATCCCAAAGGAAAGGGAGCAGCGGaggcagcagtggagctgggCACGGAGGTGTCACCCggggagcaggaggtgctggtgcAGGGGACGGAGAGagaggtggcactgggacagccggcagctggggcagaggggccaGCTGGGGCGCTGCCAGGGTGGGAGGCAGACGGAGCCATGCCCcgggggcaggagggggctgggggcatcactgaggaggaggaggaggctgcaggggaaggcCTCCAAGGAGCAGTAGGGccggcagcagaggaggaggtgagtgAGCCAGTGTCTGAGGCAGGGgagtccccagggcagggagggtcTGCAGGGGAGGACGCTACGGTGGGTGCTGTgtcagagggagaggaggctgTGGAGGGTGCTGACGTGGCAGCAGGTGGGATTGCCAGAGCTGACGGCCCTGAAGGAGAAGAGGCTGTTGAAGAAGACGTTTCTGAAGGGCAAGAGGCTATGAGAAAGCCTGGGGCTCTCTGGGAACCACCGGGGGATAAGGAAACAGGAGAAGCAGTGCCTGGAGGGGAGGGGTTTGTAAAGCCAAGTGagttttcccagctgcaggcGTCAGGGGAAGAGTGGATGGAGACGGGGAAAGGTGTCCCAAGAGCAGCAGCGCTTGAGAGTGCTCAGGCGTGGGAGGTGGGAGGGAATGCTCTCCGGAGAGCGGAGGACACGATGGAAGAGTCTGTGGAGCCTGACAAGGGTCCTGTACTGGAAGTGACACCTGGGTTAGGGGCACTGGGGGGTGCTCGGGGGGATCCTGTCACTGAAGGGTCAgtacaggaggaggaggaggaggagagtgCAGCACTTAGGAGTGGAAACCCGTCCGAGGGCAGCAAAGCAGAGACAGAGAGGGCAGTGAGAGGAACAGCCGAAGGAGAGGTGGTGGGAGGGTCTGCAGGGGCGGCCGGAGCGGGCTCGGGAGGTGAAAAGGAGGccacagagggagcagcaggttcAGAGGAGCCGGCAGCTGGGACGGAGGGGTGGCTGAGCTGTGTTGAAgtgagagggaaggggaggtcTCCCGGGGAGGGGGTGGTGGGCGAGGCGGCGCTgccggccccggggctgggcgggccccgggcagggcagcccGGGCTGGTGGCCATCGCCGTGCTgggcggccgggccgcgccgggaGCCCTGGCCGGGGACCCGACcgtggctgggctgggcacacgGGCGGTGGCACAGGAGGGGGTGACAGGAGCGGTGCTGGGGGCACAGGAGGTGCCAGCCAAGGGAAGGGCGGCGGTCGGGGAGCCTGGGAGCGGCGGGGAAGGGGTGGCCGATGGAGCTGTGGCTGGTGGGCGAGCGGTGagccaggaggcagcaggagggtgcGAGGGAAGGGCAGAGACACCGGCGGGAGCCGAGCGCCGGGACGAGGCGGGGCGGGAGTCGGGCGCAGGGCGGCTCGGGTCCCCACGGCACGGGGAAGTGCTCGGAACAGGGGCCCTGGGGGAACAGGCGGCTGCAGAAACCTCCCCGAGCACCCCTGCCCGCGGCGATGGGCGGCTGGAAGCGAGGGGCAGAGGGTCCACAGGAGGcgaggggctgtgcctgggcacCCAGCCGCAGCTGGCAGAGACAGGGACAGCGCGGGGCGAGGACGGGCGGCAGGAGCAGGGCATGGAGCGGGCAGCAGTGAAAGGCGAGGGGGAACAGCCCTGTGAAAACACGAGAGAGAGCGAGGTGGCGGATGTGCCGGAGGGTGCCGGGGGCGCTGCTGGAGCcggggagcagaggaaggacagTCCCGCCGGAGCGAGCCCGCGGGTCCTGGCAGCCGCTGCGGTGGGCGAGAGGAGCCGCAGGCCCTGGCAG GACGGTGCAGACCCAGACCCACCCATCATGTCCTCAGAACAGCCTCAGGATGGGGAAGAAACTCTGCTCTGA
- the ERICH3 gene encoding glutamate-rich protein 3 isoform X2, with the protein MSAPQPRFLETYNSLTDKHLVGYFNNARIRRHLQKSGLISRSGRIIPEKEYRLHAMRRDHQRQALECLANAISHKILDMERHHQREIKRRVEHSVRSDRMQPLKVHHVRNSVEEIVRVHCPHPPLAPRCHHELCPLAARERAGRAQWRAHGVDCCGGHYPHQHRTMEPALSKVSSLRPNTAPGNVQQPPHLQPLHGWAAARSVPKASKQKCHVLEHDQQCVRGGERHALRLLSSAGRTAGAAPLRLPAFGRCCPVPVSVSVPVSVPVPVPVPVPPPRLRRRRRRARALRPEPSTARRFYPTTAFNEQVLVRNTRGYPKSPLCSNAFVTMVYRGKSKHVSLREFKDEIRVDQQHCGTENICVYRGQLLEGDTFQFTSKRHLGFPFSLTFYLNGLQVERLSSCCEYRYQRCSQLRGTNSYFRVLHVTGAPPCYRCITAMGLDKKLFPPKKRKTRCCQRHVCCWHHAMHCHPCDCSLERGSGEDSASVIIRALEANGETVADTLDTAEESSDEETENQSSQESEDSQPDISNSEYDEDFEPDEEVNEEGKTGDQMNRMPESSSDDKNHNLDYGKESETLSQKGLQASDSEKDESDGYSDDEGSEDEQQVFEDCKPVQEEIAKATGNDHPVNSDPEPGDLCASEEEKNAANTEHDASGAPDGSSLAEGKRSLDEQEAAARAVREEQGTGQGRALEQDGAAEGGLGSREGGGEAARAGDSLPQAGMGTALEESAPEEGAVAEEHPKGKGAAEAAVELGTEVSPGEQEVLVQGTEREVALGQPAAGAEGPAGALPGWEADGAMPRGQEGAGGITEEEEEAAGEGLQGAVGPAAEEEVSEPVSEAGESPGQGGSAGEDATVGAVSEGEEAVEGADVAAGGIARADGPEGEEAVEEDVSEGQEAMRKPGALWEPPGDKETGEAVPGGEGFVKPSEFSQLQASGEEWMETGKGVPRAAALESAQAWEVGGNALRRAEDTMEESVEPDKGPVLEVTPGLGALGGARGDPVTEGSVQEEEEEESAALRSGNPSEGSKAETERAVRGTAEGEVVGGSAGAAGAGSGGEKEATEGAAGSEEPAAGTEGWLSCVEVRGKGRSPGEGVVGEAALPAPGLGGPRAGQPGLVAIAVLGGRAAPGALAGDPTVAGLGTRAVAQEGVTGAVLGAQEVPAKGRAAVGEPGSGGEGVADGAVAGGRAVSQEAAGGCEGRAETPAGAERRDEAGRESGAGRLGSPRHGEVLGTGALGEQAAAETSPSTPARGDGRLEARGRGSTGGEGLCLGTQPQLAETGTARGEDGRQEQGMERAAVKGEGEQPCENTRESEVADVPEGAGGAAGAGEQRKDSPAGASPRVLAAAAVGERSRRPWQDGADPDPPIMSSEQPQDGEETLL; encoded by the exons ATGCCAGGATAAGACGACATCTTCAGAAATCAGGACTG ATCTCAAGGAGTGGAAGAATAATACCAGAGAAAGAATACCGTCTCCATGCCATGAGAAGGGACCACCAGAGACAGGCCCTGGAGTGCCTGGCTAATGCCATATCTCATAAGATCCTTGACATGGAG CGTCATCACCAGCGGGAGATAAAAAGGAGGGTTGAACATTCTGTGAGGAGCGACAGGATGCAGCCACTCAAG gtgCACCATGTAAGAAATTCAGTGGAAGAAATCGTCCGTGTGCACTGCCCACACCCACCGCTTGCTCCGAGGTGCCACCACGAGCTGTGTCCTTTGGCGGCCAGAGAACGAGCTGGCCGTGCACAGTGG AGGGCACATGGAGTTGATTGTTGTGGTGGACATTATCCTCATCAGCACCGAACCATGGAGCCTGCCCTCTCTAAGGTG AGTTCCTTGCGACCCAATACGGCTCCAGGAAATGTGCAGCAGCCCCctcacctccagcccctccacggctgggctgcagccaggtcGGTACCAAAGGCTTCCAAACAGAAGTGCCATGTACTGGAACATGATCAGCAGTGTGTCCGTGGG GGGGAGAGGCACGCCTTGCGGCTGCTGAGCTCGGCGGGGCGCAcggcgggcgcggccccgctccggctCCCCGCCTTCGGGCGCTGCTGCCCGGTCCCGGTGTCGGTGTCGGTGCCGGTGTcggtcccggtgccggtgccggtgccggtgccgccgcCCCGCCTGCGCAGGAGGCGCCGCCGCGCCCGGGCGCTCCGGCCAGAGCCGTCCACGGCGCGGCGCTTCTACCCCACCACGGCCTTCAACGAGCAGGTGCTGGTCAGG aataCTAGAGGGTACCCCAAGTCCCCGTTGTGCAGCAACGCCTTTGTCACCATGGTCTACCGAGGAAAGAGTAAGCACGTGTCTCTCCGTGAGTTCAAGGATGAAATCAGAGTCGATCAGCAACACTGtggaacagaaaacatttgtgtCTATAGAGGCCAGCTGTTGGAAGGAG ATACCTTCCAGTTCACCTCCAAGAGGCACCTGGGTTTCCCATTCAGCCTCACCTTTTATCTCAACGGGCTGCAGGTTGAGAGGCTGAGCTCTTGCTGTGAGTACAGATATCAGAGGTGTTCCCAGCTGCGAGGCACAAACAGCTACTTCAGGGTTCTGCATGTGACCGGAGCCCCTCCCTGCTACAG gTGCATTACTGCGATGGGTCTGGACAAAAAGCTATTCCCCCCCAAGAAGAGGAAGACTAGGTGCTGTCAGAGGCACGTGTGTTGCTGGCATCATGCTATGCACTGTCACCCATGTGACTGCAGCCTTGAGCGTGGATCAGGGGAAGATTCAGCATCAGTGATCATACGTGCTCTTGAAGCGAATGGGGAGACTGTTGCGGACACTCTGGATACTGCAGAGGAGTCCAGCGATGAGGAAACAGAAAACCAGTCCAGTCAGGAGAGCGAAGACAGCCAGCCAGACATCAGTAACAGTG AATATGATGAAGATTTTGAACCAGATGAAGAAGTTAATGAAGAAGGAAAGACTGGTGATCAAATGAATAGAATGCCAGAGTCATCCTCAGATGATAAAAACCATAATTTAGACTATGGAAAGGAGAGTGAAACCTTATCCCAGAAGGGACTGCAGGCTTCTGACAGTGAGAAAGATGAAAGTGATGGATATTCTGATGACGAGGGCTCTGAAGATGAGCAACAAG TTTTTGAAGACTGCAAACCAGTCCAGGAGGAAATAGCGAAAGCAACTGGAAATGATCATCCTGTGAATTCTGACCCTGAACCTGGTGATTTGTGTGCcagtgaggaagaaaagaatgCAGCAAATACAGAGCATGATGCCAGTGGAG CACCAGATGGAAGCTCCTTGGCGGAAGGGAAGAGAAGCCTTGatgagcaggaggcagcagcacgAGCAGTGCGAGaggagcaggggacagggcagggacgagccctggagcaggacggagctgctgagggagggcTTGGCAGCAGAGAGGGCGGAGGAGAAGCCGCACGGGCAGGGGAttccctgccccaggcaggcaTGGGGACTGCGCTGGAGGAATCCGCACCCGAGGAGGGCGCCGTGGCAGAGGAACATCCCAAAGGAAAGGGAGCAGCGGaggcagcagtggagctgggCACGGAGGTGTCACCCggggagcaggaggtgctggtgcAGGGGACGGAGAGagaggtggcactgggacagccggcagctggggcagaggggccaGCTGGGGCGCTGCCAGGGTGGGAGGCAGACGGAGCCATGCCCcgggggcaggagggggctgggggcatcactgaggaggaggaggaggctgcaggggaaggcCTCCAAGGAGCAGTAGGGccggcagcagaggaggaggtgagtgAGCCAGTGTCTGAGGCAGGGgagtccccagggcagggagggtcTGCAGGGGAGGACGCTACGGTGGGTGCTGTgtcagagggagaggaggctgTGGAGGGTGCTGACGTGGCAGCAGGTGGGATTGCCAGAGCTGACGGCCCTGAAGGAGAAGAGGCTGTTGAAGAAGACGTTTCTGAAGGGCAAGAGGCTATGAGAAAGCCTGGGGCTCTCTGGGAACCACCGGGGGATAAGGAAACAGGAGAAGCAGTGCCTGGAGGGGAGGGGTTTGTAAAGCCAAGTGagttttcccagctgcaggcGTCAGGGGAAGAGTGGATGGAGACGGGGAAAGGTGTCCCAAGAGCAGCAGCGCTTGAGAGTGCTCAGGCGTGGGAGGTGGGAGGGAATGCTCTCCGGAGAGCGGAGGACACGATGGAAGAGTCTGTGGAGCCTGACAAGGGTCCTGTACTGGAAGTGACACCTGGGTTAGGGGCACTGGGGGGTGCTCGGGGGGATCCTGTCACTGAAGGGTCAgtacaggaggaggaggaggaggagagtgCAGCACTTAGGAGTGGAAACCCGTCCGAGGGCAGCAAAGCAGAGACAGAGAGGGCAGTGAGAGGAACAGCCGAAGGAGAGGTGGTGGGAGGGTCTGCAGGGGCGGCCGGAGCGGGCTCGGGAGGTGAAAAGGAGGccacagagggagcagcaggttcAGAGGAGCCGGCAGCTGGGACGGAGGGGTGGCTGAGCTGTGTTGAAgtgagagggaaggggaggtcTCCCGGGGAGGGGGTGGTGGGCGAGGCGGCGCTgccggccccggggctgggcgggccccgggcagggcagcccGGGCTGGTGGCCATCGCCGTGCTgggcggccgggccgcgccgggaGCCCTGGCCGGGGACCCGACcgtggctgggctgggcacacgGGCGGTGGCACAGGAGGGGGTGACAGGAGCGGTGCTGGGGGCACAGGAGGTGCCAGCCAAGGGAAGGGCGGCGGTCGGGGAGCCTGGGAGCGGCGGGGAAGGGGTGGCCGATGGAGCTGTGGCTGGTGGGCGAGCGGTGagccaggaggcagcaggagggtgcGAGGGAAGGGCAGAGACACCGGCGGGAGCCGAGCGCCGGGACGAGGCGGGGCGGGAGTCGGGCGCAGGGCGGCTCGGGTCCCCACGGCACGGGGAAGTGCTCGGAACAGGGGCCCTGGGGGAACAGGCGGCTGCAGAAACCTCCCCGAGCACCCCTGCCCGCGGCGATGGGCGGCTGGAAGCGAGGGGCAGAGGGTCCACAGGAGGcgaggggctgtgcctgggcacCCAGCCGCAGCTGGCAGAGACAGGGACAGCGCGGGGCGAGGACGGGCGGCAGGAGCAGGGCATGGAGCGGGCAGCAGTGAAAGGCGAGGGGGAACAGCCCTGTGAAAACACGAGAGAGAGCGAGGTGGCGGATGTGCCGGAGGGTGCCGGGGGCGCTGCTGGAGCcggggagcagaggaaggacagTCCCGCCGGAGCGAGCCCGCGGGTCCTGGCAGCCGCTGCGGTGGGCGAGAGGAGCCGCAGGCCCTGGCAG GACGGTGCAGACCCAGACCCACCCATCATGTCCTCAGAACAGCCTCAGGATGGGGAAGAAACTCTGCTCTGA